ATCCGGGTGATTGGGACCGCATCGCCGCCATGGCAGTGACAGCTTACGGCTACGTCAAGATGGCTCACCTGGCCGTTGTCGGCAGCCACAGCGTGAACGGCGTGTCCAAAATTCACACCGAAATTTTAAAACAGGATGTTTTAAAGCTGTTTTATCAGCATGCTCCTAGCAAATTCAATAACAAAACCAACGGAATCAACCATCGCCGCTGGCTCGTAGAGGATAACCCCCAATTGAGCCGGTTCATTACTGAAACCATCGGCGACAACTGGATTTTCCGTCCCGTCGACCTTGGCCGCCTCACAGCGTCGGCCGACAATCCGGAGTTTCAACAAAAATTGAAGGCCATCAAACGTGAGAGAAAGATAATTTTAGCCAGGTATATCAATGGCAAATATGGCGTCGAAATTGATGTGAACTCCATATTTGACGTGCAAATAAAGAGAATTCACGCCTATAAACGGCAGTTGCTGAATGCGTTGCGCATTATAGACTTATATGACCGGCTTAAGGCAAACCCGGATCTTGACGTTATTCCGCGCACCTTTATTTTTGCCGGCAAAGCGGCGCCGGGTTATGTTTTGGCCAAAAAAGTTATTAAGCTCATCAACACTCTGGCCAAGGTAATCAACAACGACGCAGCCGTTAATAATAAGATCAAAGTGGTGTTCATCGAAAATTACGGAGTTTCTCTGGCGGAAATAATTATTCCCGCCGCCGACGTCAGCGAGCAGATTTCCACCGCCGGTACGGAAGCATCCGGCACCAGTAATATGAAATTAATGATGAACGGGGCTTTAACAGTCGGGACAATGGACGGGGCCAACATCGAGATCAAGGAAGCGGTAGGGATAGAGAACATTATTCCCTTTGGGCTGTCCGTGGAAGAAATTATAAGCGTCTGCGGCTATAGCGGCTGCGATCCCCGGACGGTTTACAACAACAATCCCCGGGTGCGGCAGGTTGTTGACCGGCTTGTCGACGGTACACTTCCTTTCGCCGCCGATGAGTTTCACATTCTTTATGATCACCTGGTTTATGGTGATGGTCATTTTATGGAGCTTAATGATTTTGATGCCTTTTTGGCAGCCCAGGAAAAAGTGGACATCCTTTTCCGCGATGAAAAGGCCTGGTGGAAAATTATCACCCTAAATATTTCTAAGTCGGGACTATTTTCAAGCGATTATACCGTGAATGAATACGCCCGGCATATCTGGAGAATAAGACCGGTGGAGATTAAAGACAAGCTGGAATCTCCGGTTGAAAAAGTTGGGGACGCAAAAGACAGGCCTGGTTTGAACAATGTTGGGTTTGGGGCGCTGTAAGGCAGACGGGGGGAGATCAATCATATGAAAGTCCTGGTAGTATTTTATTCCTTATACGGACACATTCGCCGCCTGGCAGAGGCAATCGTCGAGGGGGTGGAAGAGGTGCCCGGCGCTGTGGCGATTTTGCGGCGAGTACCGGAAACATTGCCGGAACAGGTGTTGGCAAAACTGGGGGCAACAGCATCGCAAAAAGCCATGGCCCATATCCCCATTTGCCAGTTGCAGGATTTGACTGACGCGGCGGCGATCATTTTCGGTGCGCCTACCCGTTATGGGAACATGTGCGGGCAAATGCGGCAGTTTCTTGACTCTACGGGAAAGATATGGGCCGAAGGCGGGCTGGTGGGAAAGGCAGGCAGCGTATTTACCAGTGCGGCAACTCAGCATGGCGGACAAGAGTCCACCATACTAAGCTTCCACACCACCCTTCTCCACCATGGAATGGTCATTGTGGGATTGCCCTATACCTTCACCGGTCAAACTATTATTCACGAGGTAACAGGCTGTTCTCCTTACGGCGCTTCCACCATGTCCGGCATCAAGGCTAACAGAATGCCCAGCAAGAACGAACTGGCGGGCGCCCGCTATCAGGGCCGGCATGTCGCCCGGATAGCCGCGAAATTAATAAAATAAAAAAAGGGGCTGTCTCCTGTATGAGACAGCCCCTTTGCAATCGTTTATTTGAATTTGTAAGTAACGCCGAAGCCCAAACCTTCAGCGTTCAAGTCGGTTGGATAGGGAGGCCAGTGCAGCTTTTTGGACTGGATGGTACGGTAATTGACGTTGAATTCCCAGCCAGGGCTGAATTCGTAAGAAACGCCGGCTTCCCAGTTAAACAAGTCTGCGCCTGTACCCATGCTGCCCCACAAAGTTGTCTTGTCGGCGATGGGAGCGCTGCCAACTACGCCAAACTGCCAAAAATTCTTGGTATCCGACGAGCCGGCATAAACATTTTTCCCTTTTGCTGTAACCAAGCCGGTAAAAACCGAAATATTTTTATCCAATTTGTAAAGTAAATTATACTCATTAAATGTAAACTTGGCGGTATCGGGATACGTTACACCGAACCAAACAAAACCGGTACTGGCGGATTCGGGTTCAAAGTTGCGGTATTGAACCGCGAAATTGTTACCAAGTCCCAAGGTTATCCCGGCATCCAAATTGTACTTTTTGTCGTAAGGCGGAAAGGCGATTGTAACGTCGCTGATACTGTTCTCAGTATTACGCCAGGTCAGGTCAACCGAGGCCTTGCCTTGCGAGTAGTCGGTGAGCGGCGAAGCCAGCGCCGTACTGCTGAAAAGCATCAAGCCTGTGAGCGCAACTAAAACCTTTTTCATACTCTTTTTCCTCCCTGATAATTGTTCATAAGATCACTCTAATCATAACTGCCGATAATAGTGGTTGTCTAACCAGAATTCACCAATTAGTGACATTGATCAACAATATTCGGCTAATTTTGTGTTATTTTTTTATAATGCAGGGACAAAGAATTGATTTGACATTGTAGCGAGAAAATGTTAAACTATAATTCCTTAAAGTTTTTAAATCTATTTACCTTATCGCGGGATGGAGCAGTTGGTAGCTCGTCGGGCTCATAACCCGAAGGCCGCAGGTTCAAGTCCTGCTCCCGCAACCATGACTGCAAGGGGTTGTCTCTTTTTTGAGTCAGCCCCTTTTTTAATGTATTTCACCACTTGACAAATCATAGCATTATGATAGCGTTGTCGAAGGAGGGACGCGTATCGGGAAAAAGTAGTGAATATCTATTGACTATTTATTGTATATATGTATATATAATTATAGAGACCTTTTTATTTTATTTTCATGTCCCAAAATATGTAAAAAATATGCTAAAGGATGGGTTTTAATATTATGATCAATTTCACACAAGAATCCACGGCTGTCTCTAAGAAAAACTCACATTCGGACGTACTGTGGATGGCCTTCCTGCTTGGCCTGCTTGCGGCATTTGCGCCGTTAACTATCGATATGTATTTGCCTGCTTTGCCGAAATTGGGGGCTGATCTCAATGCCGGCGCCTCCCTGGCCCAGTTCAGCTTAACGGCCTGTTTGCTTGGTATTGCACTGGGACAATTAGTTGCGGGGCCTATAAGTGATGTGCGTGGCCGAAAAGGCCCCTTGCTTGCCGGTTTGCTTATCTATGTTGTTGCGTCGCTGTCCTGCGCGTTTGCCCCAACGATTTGGTTATTGGTAGTCATGCGATTTATCCAAGGATTGGCGGGGTCGGCAGGTATTGTTATCTCACGCGCCATTGTGCGGGATCTATACTCAGGCTTTCAAATGACTCGCTTTTTTGCGTTATTGATGTTGGTCAACGGAGTTGCCCCTATCCTTGCCCCGGTCCTGGGCGGACAAGTTTTGCAAGTAACCTCCTGGCGGGGTATTTTTCTTGTGCTGTCGGTCGTGGGGATCTTTACGCTGTTGGCCGTCTCTTTTGGATTGCCCGAAACCCTGCGGGCCGGTCAGCGTTCGAAGGGTGGTATTAACAACACATTTCGCGCTTTCCGTCGCTTAATTGGGAACCGCATCTTTATGGGCTATGCATTGGTACAGGGATTTGCTCTTGCCGCCATGTTTGCTTATATCGCAGGATCTCCCTTTGTGCTACAGAATATTTTCGGTGTATCGCCGCAAATTTTTAGCCTGCTTTTTGGCATTAACAGTCTGGGGATTATTATTGCCGGTCAAATTACCGGCAGGTTGGCAGGCCGGATTCCGGAGGCGCAACTTCTGGTTGCAGGTCTTACAATTGCGTTTGTGGGTGGAGTGCTGCTATTGGCCATGATTTTGGCCGGCGGAGGGCTTTATTCCATTCTAGTGCCCTTGTTTTTTGCCGTTTCCAGTGTCGGGATTATCGGGACCAGCAGCTTTTCGCTGGCCATGCAGGATCAGGCAAAAGATGCAGGCAGCGCATCGGCCCTTATCGGAGTTTTGTCTTTTGTTTTCGGCGGATTAATGGCGCCGCTTGTGGGAATCGGCGGCAGTCATACCGCCGTCCCGATGGGGATTATCATTGCGTTTTCTGAAACCATGGCCGCCCTATGTTATCTCTTCTTGGTAAAATGTAAGTAATCGGCTCGCCCGCTGTTCCTGCCCCCTGGAGAGAGGGCCGGCTGTTTTTTAGATGGCGCAATATTCAAGCAAATCACAATGTACAAAAAGTTCTTGACAAGCCATCTGTTTATTATTATTCTATTGATATAGATGTATATACGTATAGAATTGAGGTGAATCGGGGTTGACGTATCAATTTCAGTAAATATTTTTGGGGGTGAACGGAATGAAAAAAGGCATTATTCTCATATTTGTACTTATTTTGACCAGCTTTTCCGCCTTGGCGTCTGCCGCGTCAAATCTATACAGTGATGTGCCGGAAAACCATTGGGCTTACGATGCCCTTGGTAAATTGGCCAAGGCCGGGATTATCAGCAATTTCAGGGAAGAGAGGGTGTTGACCCGTTATGAAATGGCGCAGATTATTGCCAATGCATTGACCAAGGTTGATAAAGCTAACGCGGAGACACAGGCACTTGTACAAAAACTGTCGGCAGAGTTTGCTGATGAGTTGAACGACATCGGCGTGCGAGGGAAGAAGACGGAAGAAAAGGAAGACACTCGCATGAAAATTAGCGGTTTTGGCATTTTTGGGTATGAATGGGTGAAAAACCCGCGAACCTACTTTGCGACCAATAACATAGCGGACGGCACCTCCAAGTCCGAAACCAGGTCAATATTTGTTTTAACAATCGATCAGAAGTTTTCCAAGGACGCTTATTTTCATGCCGATTTCAACGGTGAGGTTATGGGAGGAAGATCAGGCGACAATTCCGTCATGCGCTTTCAGGATGCTTATTATGCCGCCAAAGCCGGCGGTTTGGAATGGTCGGCCGGCCGGTACAGTCCTTATCTGGGCAAAGGTTTGCTCTATTATGTGCCGTATAATGACGGAGTAAGACTGACTTTTGGGAATGTTGTAAAAACCACTTTGTATTCGGTAAAATTCAACGATCGCTCCTGGGAATTAGCCGATATTGGCTGCCAGTTGAGCAAGAATACCAATCTTTCCTTAGCCTATGTTAATGATAAAGTGCCGCATAATGTAGCGATTTATCCCGACCAAGACTTTTACAACTCTGCTGCCCTGGGTATAAGCTACACAGGTATCACCAACTGGACGGTGACAGGAGAATATGGCAAGAACCGGGCGGAAGAGGCCAAAAAAGCCAATGGCGGAAGTTCCCCTTACGGCATGTACATTATGGCAAAATATAAAGGGGCAAATCCCTTTGTGATCGGCAGTACCGGCGCCTGGGTAACCTATAAGCAGGCCCAGGACGGTTTTGATTTATGGGCCTTGACCAGCCGAACCGATCTTACCGGACCGCAGAATTGGTCAGCTCCCGGCTGTGGCGGCGGTTTGAATGATGTCCGCGGGTTTGAAGTCGGGTTTGAAGCCACTGTGGCCCCGCGTGCCATGTTATCAATGCGCTACGATAGTCTGCGGGCGGTGAAAACTCCGGGCGGCCTAGCTAATGCCATAGGCGCCGATCAGAAAGATCAAAGCTATTTTATCAGTCAACTGACATGGGTTTTCTAAACATAAGCCAAGCAAAAAGGGGTTTTACAAAGGCAAAGCATAAATATAAGGAGGGCAGGGAACGCCTATGAGCAAGATTGATTTGGTAAAAGCAGTGGTGAAGGAACAATGCGACGTACTTTTGCCATCATGAAAGACACTGTAGCCGCGATCAAAGCAGCGGAATTGGGCGTAACGGTTTTGGTGGGGGCGGTCCGGTCGACGCAAGTGTTACCAAATACTGCGGAGCTGACGGATATTGTAGAAATGCTTATGATGCGGTAGAAATGTGTAAACAGGCTGTAGGAGGTCAAGTAATAAAAATAAAACTGGAGGTTGAGTGAATTGAAAACAAATCAAGAATTATTGCAAGAGCGTAAAACCAGGCTGAACAAGGCAATTACTTTGGAAAAACCGGACAGGACGCCGGTGGTTCTTATGGCCGATGCATTTTGCGCAAGTCATATGGGAGTAAAATTAGCCGATTTTTGTACCAGTTTAAAAATGCAGAATCAGACGATGGTAAACTCAATAAAAGCTCTCGGCGATGTAGACGGCATGAATGCCGCTTTTGCCGCCGGTCCCTTATTTCCGCTAATTTTTATGACCTATGTCAAGCTGCCCGGACGGGAATTACCGGAAAATTCGCTGTGGCAGTTGGATGAAAAGGAGGTCATGCTGGTTGAAGACTA
This window of the Methylomusa anaerophila genome carries:
- a CDS encoding glycogen/starch/alpha-glucan phosphorylase — translated: MLTDKEQFKAAFVNRLLALHRKTLEEASLGEKYDALASLVRDSIGRRWVNTDYQYAKTAEKQLYYFSIEFLPGRLLDQNLRNIGVRDLWVEALNELGLDYGDLENQEPDAGLGNGGLGRLAACFLDSMAALGLPGHGCGIRYQYGLFEQKIIDGNQIEQPDNWMKNFNLWEYRREDKAVKVKFGGHLNTVLAVPYDLPIIGFANNTVNTLRLWSAELPRDLTVILSSLTPDDANKAVQHKYSVEALSQILYPDDRYQEGRTLRLAQEYFLVSAGVQSIVRYVKKTHGGITHLAEKAAIHINDTHPALAIPELMRILMDDEGLGWEDAWRITANTFSYTNHTVMPEALEKWPVDTVQNLLPRIYEIIHEINERFCRELWKRYPGDWDRIAAMAVTAYGYVKMAHLAVVGSHSVNGVSKIHTEILKQDVLKLFYQHAPSKFNNKTNGINHRRWLVEDNPQLSRFITETIGDNWIFRPVDLGRLTASADNPEFQQKLKAIKRERKIILARYINGKYGVEIDVNSIFDVQIKRIHAYKRQLLNALRIIDLYDRLKANPDLDVIPRTFIFAGKAAPGYVLAKKVIKLINTLAKVINNDAAVNNKIKVVFIENYGVSLAEIIIPAADVSEQISTAGTEASGTSNMKLMMNGALTVGTMDGANIEIKEAVGIENIIPFGLSVEEIISVCGYSGCDPRTVYNNNPRVRQVVDRLVDGTLPFAADEFHILYDHLVYGDGHFMELNDFDAFLAAQEKVDILFRDEKAWWKIITLNISKSGLFSSDYTVNEYARHIWRIRPVEIKDKLESPVEKVGDAKDRPGLNNVGFGAL
- the wrbA gene encoding NAD(P)H:quinone oxidoreductase, whose translation is MKVLVVFYSLYGHIRRLAEAIVEGVEEVPGAVAILRRVPETLPEQVLAKLGATASQKAMAHIPICQLQDLTDAAAIIFGAPTRYGNMCGQMRQFLDSTGKIWAEGGLVGKAGSVFTSAATQHGGQESTILSFHTTLLHHGMVIVGLPYTFTGQTIIHEVTGCSPYGASTMSGIKANRMPSKNELAGARYQGRHVARIAAKLIK
- a CDS encoding outer membrane beta-barrel protein is translated as MKKVLVALTGLMLFSSTALASPLTDYSQGKASVDLTWRNTENSISDVTIAFPPYDKKYNLDAGITLGLGNNFAVQYRNFEPESASTGFVWFGVTYPDTAKFTFNEYNLLYKLDKNISVFTGLVTAKGKNVYAGSSDTKNFWQFGVVGSAPIADKTTLWGSMGTGADLFNWEAGVSYEFSPGWEFNVNYRTIQSKKLHWPPYPTDLNAEGLGFGVTYKFK
- a CDS encoding multidrug effflux MFS transporter; this encodes MINFTQESTAVSKKNSHSDVLWMAFLLGLLAAFAPLTIDMYLPALPKLGADLNAGASLAQFSLTACLLGIALGQLVAGPISDVRGRKGPLLAGLLIYVVASLSCAFAPTIWLLVVMRFIQGLAGSAGIVISRAIVRDLYSGFQMTRFFALLMLVNGVAPILAPVLGGQVLQVTSWRGIFLVLSVVGIFTLLAVSFGLPETLRAGQRSKGGINNTFRAFRRLIGNRIFMGYALVQGFALAAMFAYIAGSPFVLQNIFGVSPQIFSLLFGINSLGIIIAGQITGRLAGRIPEAQLLVAGLTIAFVGGVLLLAMILAGGGLYSILVPLFFAVSSVGIIGTSSFSLAMQDQAKDAGSASALIGVLSFVFGGLMAPLVGIGGSHTAVPMGIIIAFSETMAALCYLFLVKCK
- a CDS encoding S-layer homology domain-containing protein codes for the protein MKKGIILIFVLILTSFSALASAASNLYSDVPENHWAYDALGKLAKAGIISNFREERVLTRYEMAQIIANALTKVDKANAETQALVQKLSAEFADELNDIGVRGKKTEEKEDTRMKISGFGIFGYEWVKNPRTYFATNNIADGTSKSETRSIFVLTIDQKFSKDAYFHADFNGEVMGGRSGDNSVMRFQDAYYAAKAGGLEWSAGRYSPYLGKGLLYYVPYNDGVRLTFGNVVKTTLYSVKFNDRSWELADIGCQLSKNTNLSLAYVNDKVPHNVAIYPDQDFYNSAALGISYTGITNWTVTGEYGKNRAEEAKKANGGSSPYGMYIMAKYKGANPFVIGSTGAWVTYKQAQDGFDLWALTSRTDLTGPQNWSAPGCGGGLNDVRGFEVGFEATVAPRAMLSMRYDSLRAVKTPGGLANAIGADQKDQSYFISQLTWVF